One Luteibacter aegosomaticola genomic window carries:
- a CDS encoding cation:proton antiporter: MHGIVFIQDLATVMLVAGLTTVLFQRLRQPVVLGYIIAGLLIGPHTFPFIFIHDEDTIRTLSELGMILLLFALGLEFSLKKLRAVGGAALVAAFAEIVLMVWIGYEIGRFFGWTAMDSLFLGAMLSISSTTIIMKALEDLNLKRERFAQLMFGILIVEDLLAIVLMALLTGIAKTGGLEADQALAAVGRLGLFMAVSLVVGLLLVPRVVDYIAKVSRNDVLLIAVLGICFGFCLLVTELGYSVALGAFMIGAIVAESESVARIERIIMPVRDMFSAIFFVAIGMLIDPALLAEYAWPITIVTIAVVVGKVVTCSFGSFVAGNDGRTSLRVGMGLAQIGEFSFVIATLGLSLKVTSNFLYPVAVAVSAITTFLTPYLIRLSDPLATGLGRALPARVTGVFGAYTEWMGNLGLQGQGAIVMKMIRRLVWHVIINMVLVIAVFIITAFAYRRGFMHLDLFSDNSVVRRSLAWSAAALVSLPMIVAAYRKAGALGMLLAELSIPDRFGARTYRIRAVLGRIIPLVVMLILGLLVAALASTILPPREVAAVLILIGIGLTWLLWRVLVQVHARLQAALRDTLDKPGQGHEE, encoded by the coding sequence ATGCACGGCATCGTTTTCATCCAGGACCTGGCCACCGTGATGCTGGTCGCGGGTCTCACCACGGTGCTTTTCCAGCGCCTGCGCCAGCCGGTCGTGCTGGGCTACATCATCGCTGGCCTGCTGATCGGCCCGCACACGTTCCCCTTCATCTTCATCCACGACGAAGACACGATCCGCACGCTCTCCGAGCTGGGCATGATCCTGCTGCTCTTCGCGCTCGGCCTCGAGTTCAGCCTGAAGAAGCTGCGCGCCGTCGGTGGAGCCGCGCTGGTGGCCGCGTTCGCGGAAATCGTGCTGATGGTGTGGATCGGCTATGAGATTGGCCGTTTCTTTGGCTGGACCGCCATGGATTCGCTCTTCCTGGGCGCCATGCTTTCGATCTCGTCCACCACGATCATCATGAAGGCGCTGGAGGATCTGAATCTCAAGCGCGAGCGGTTCGCGCAACTGATGTTCGGGATCCTGATCGTCGAGGACCTGCTGGCCATCGTGCTGATGGCGTTGCTCACGGGTATCGCGAAGACCGGCGGCCTCGAGGCCGACCAGGCGCTGGCCGCCGTCGGCAGGCTAGGGCTTTTCATGGCGGTTTCGCTCGTCGTGGGCCTGCTGCTGGTGCCGCGCGTCGTCGACTACATCGCGAAGGTCAGCCGCAACGATGTGCTGCTGATCGCGGTGCTGGGCATCTGTTTCGGCTTCTGCCTGCTGGTGACGGAGCTGGGCTATAGCGTGGCGCTGGGCGCCTTCATGATCGGCGCGATCGTCGCTGAGTCGGAAAGCGTCGCCCGGATCGAGCGCATCATCATGCCGGTGCGCGACATGTTCAGTGCCATCTTCTTCGTGGCTATCGGCATGTTGATCGATCCAGCGCTGCTGGCGGAGTACGCATGGCCCATCACGATCGTCACGATCGCCGTGGTCGTGGGCAAGGTGGTGACCTGCAGTTTCGGCAGTTTCGTGGCGGGCAACGACGGCCGCACCTCGTTGCGGGTTGGCATGGGCCTGGCCCAGATCGGCGAATTTTCGTTTGTCATCGCCACGCTGGGTCTCAGCCTGAAGGTAACGAGCAACTTCCTGTATCCCGTAGCGGTGGCGGTCTCGGCGATCACCACCTTCCTGACCCCGTATCTCATCCGGCTGTCCGATCCGCTGGCCACCGGCCTGGGGCGGGCGCTGCCTGCGCGGGTCACGGGCGTGTTCGGCGCCTATACGGAGTGGATGGGTAACCTGGGGCTGCAGGGGCAGGGCGCGATCGTCATGAAGATGATCCGGCGCCTGGTCTGGCACGTGATCATCAACATGGTCCTGGTCATCGCCGTGTTCATCATCACGGCCTTCGCCTATCGCCGCGGCTTCATGCACCTGGATCTCTTCAGCGACAACTCGGTGGTGAGGCGCAGCCTGGCCTGGTCGGCCGCGGCGCTGGTCTCGCTGCCGATGATCGTGGCGGCCTACCGTAAGGCGGGGGCGCTCGGCATGCTGCTGGCCGAGCTAAGCATTCCTGACCGGTTCGGGGCGCGAACCTATCGGATCCGTGCCGTCCTGGGCCGGATCATTCCGCTGGTGGTCATGCTGATCCTTGGCCTGCTGGTGGCGGCGCTGGCCTCGACGATCCTGCCGCCGCGCGAGGTCGCAGCGGTGCTGATACTGATCGGCATCGGCCTGACATGGCTTCTTTGGCGCGTTTTGGTACAGGTGCACGCCCGTTTGCAGGCGGCTCTGCGGGATACTCTGGATAAGCCGGGGCAGGGTCACGAGGAGTGA
- a CDS encoding DeoR/GlpR family DNA-binding transcription regulator — protein MNLPDTTLPRERQQLILERLQREGKVVAADLAQEFKVSEDSIRRDLRDLASQGLCRRVYGGALLAPHVAPLGERHNERVELKRNLGRVAASLVGEGQILFLDAGSTNTALAKALPDHRGLTVVTNAPDVALAVLGRPGFDVVLLGGKLDPRIGGAIGSRTLRQAQDIRADFCFPGVCAIDPRSGLWTIDEEETMFKQAIIEASGETVAIATPDKLVASATHHTVPITAITHLVVPADTDQMTITRYKAAGVAVHL, from the coding sequence ATGAACCTGCCGGATACCACGCTGCCGCGTGAGCGCCAGCAGCTGATCCTTGAGCGCCTGCAGCGGGAGGGAAAGGTCGTGGCTGCCGATCTCGCCCAGGAGTTCAAGGTCTCGGAGGATTCGATCCGTCGCGACCTGCGTGACCTGGCCTCGCAGGGCTTATGCCGCCGTGTATACGGTGGTGCCTTGCTGGCCCCGCACGTGGCGCCGCTGGGCGAGCGCCACAACGAACGCGTGGAACTGAAGCGCAACCTGGGTCGCGTCGCGGCATCGCTGGTGGGGGAGGGGCAGATCCTCTTCCTCGATGCCGGCTCCACCAACACGGCGCTGGCGAAGGCACTGCCGGATCATCGTGGCCTGACCGTGGTGACGAACGCGCCTGACGTGGCGCTGGCCGTGTTGGGACGCCCGGGTTTCGATGTGGTGCTGCTCGGCGGCAAGCTCGATCCGCGCATCGGCGGCGCCATCGGTTCGCGTACCTTGCGCCAGGCGCAGGATATCCGCGCTGATTTCTGCTTTCCCGGCGTATGCGCCATCGACCCGCGTAGCGGGTTGTGGACCATCGACGAGGAAGAAACGATGTTCAAGCAGGCGATCATCGAGGCGAGCGGTGAAACCGTCGCCATCGCCACGCCCGACAAGCTGGTGGCATCGGCCACGCACCACACGGTGCCGATCACGGCGATCACCCACCTGGTGGTGCCCGCTGATACGGATCAAATGACGATCACCCGATACAAGGCCGCCGGAGTAGCCGTACACCTGTAG
- the ppsA gene encoding phosphoenolpyruvate synthase, translating to MSDLVLWLDALRMTDLGKVGGKNASLGEMIGNLAKLGVSVPGGFATTADAFQTYLEKSGLAKRIQERLATLDVDDVDELTRGGKEIRGWIVDTALPADLEQAIRDAYIKLCKDAGATDIAVAVRSSATAEDLPDASFAGQQETFLNVVGIDDVLHKVKEVFASLYNDRAIAYRVHQGFKHEDVFLSAGVQLMVRSDVGASGVLFTLDTESGFRDVVFVTGSYGLGEMVVQGAVNPDEFYVFKPTLRDGKPAVLRRSLGAKQQRMVYSDQPGERVRIEETPSALRHQFCIVDADVEELSRQALIIEKHYGRPMDIEWAKDGNTGKLYIVQARPETVKSRSHATTLERFQLNEKGKVLTEGRAIGQKIGSGKARVIKSLADMNKVQPGDVLVADMTDPDWEPVMKRAAAIVTNRGGRTCHAAIIARELGVPAVVGCGNALQTIPDGADVTVSCAEGDTGTIYEGILKFDRITADLGAMPEAPLKIMMNVANPERAFDFGMLPNGGIGLARLEMIIASHIGVHPKALLEYDKQDPETKARIDARIAGYKDPVSFYTDRLGEGIATIAASVYPKPVIVRLSDFKSNEYAGLLGGSRYEPHEENPMIGYRGASRYVSADFAESFALECKAVKYVRETMGLDNVWVMIPFVRTLDEGRKVIEVLRKNGLVQGENDLKVIMMCEVPSNALLADEFLDIFDGFSIGSNDLTQLTLGLDRDSSIVANLFDERDPAVKKLLALAIKTAREKGKYVGICGQGPSDHPDLAEWLMEQGIESVSLNPDTVVDTWLRLAKKKAG from the coding sequence TTGAGCGACCTGGTACTTTGGCTCGACGCGCTACGCATGACCGACCTTGGCAAGGTAGGCGGCAAGAATGCCTCCCTTGGCGAAATGATCGGCAACCTGGCGAAACTGGGTGTCTCCGTCCCGGGTGGCTTTGCCACCACGGCCGATGCCTTCCAGACCTACCTTGAAAAGAGCGGCCTCGCGAAGCGGATCCAGGAGCGCCTGGCCACGCTCGACGTGGATGACGTGGATGAACTGACCCGCGGCGGCAAGGAAATCCGTGGCTGGATCGTGGATACCGCCCTGCCCGCCGACCTCGAGCAGGCCATCCGCGACGCGTACATCAAGCTCTGCAAGGATGCCGGCGCCACCGATATCGCGGTGGCCGTGCGTTCTTCCGCCACCGCCGAAGACCTGCCGGACGCCTCGTTCGCCGGCCAGCAGGAAACTTTCCTCAATGTCGTCGGCATCGACGATGTGCTGCACAAGGTGAAGGAAGTCTTCGCCTCGCTGTACAACGACCGCGCCATCGCCTATCGCGTCCACCAGGGCTTCAAGCACGAGGACGTGTTCCTCTCCGCCGGCGTGCAGCTCATGGTCCGTTCGGACGTGGGCGCCTCGGGCGTGCTGTTCACCCTCGACACCGAATCCGGCTTCCGCGATGTGGTGTTCGTCACCGGTTCGTACGGCCTTGGCGAAATGGTCGTCCAGGGTGCCGTGAACCCGGATGAGTTCTACGTGTTCAAGCCGACGCTGCGCGACGGCAAGCCGGCGGTGCTTCGCCGCAGCCTCGGCGCCAAGCAGCAGCGCATGGTCTATTCCGACCAGCCGGGCGAGCGCGTGCGTATCGAGGAAACCCCGTCCGCCCTGCGCCACCAGTTCTGCATCGTCGATGCGGACGTGGAAGAACTCTCGCGCCAGGCTCTCATCATCGAGAAGCACTACGGCCGCCCGATGGATATCGAGTGGGCGAAGGATGGCAACACCGGCAAGCTGTATATCGTGCAGGCTCGCCCGGAAACGGTGAAGTCGCGCTCGCACGCCACCACGCTCGAGCGTTTCCAGCTCAATGAAAAGGGCAAGGTGCTCACCGAAGGCCGCGCCATCGGCCAGAAGATCGGCTCGGGCAAAGCCCGCGTCATCAAGTCGCTGGCCGATATGAACAAGGTGCAGCCGGGCGACGTGCTCGTCGCCGACATGACCGACCCCGACTGGGAGCCGGTGATGAAGCGTGCCGCGGCGATCGTCACCAACCGTGGCGGCCGCACCTGCCACGCGGCGATCATCGCCCGCGAGCTGGGCGTGCCGGCCGTCGTCGGCTGCGGTAACGCGCTGCAGACCATCCCCGATGGCGCCGACGTCACCGTCTCGTGCGCCGAGGGCGATACCGGCACGATCTACGAAGGCATCCTGAAGTTCGACCGCATCACCGCCGACCTCGGTGCGATGCCCGAAGCCCCGCTCAAGATCATGATGAACGTGGCCAACCCCGAGCGCGCTTTCGATTTCGGCATGCTGCCGAACGGCGGCATCGGCCTGGCCCGCCTCGAGATGATCATCGCCAGCCACATCGGCGTGCACCCGAAGGCCTTGCTGGAATACGACAAGCAGGATCCGGAAACGAAGGCGCGCATCGATGCCCGCATCGCCGGCTACAAGGATCCGGTGTCGTTCTACACCGATCGCCTGGGTGAAGGCATCGCCACCATCGCCGCATCGGTGTACCCGAAGCCGGTGATCGTGCGCCTGTCCGACTTCAAGTCGAACGAGTACGCCGGCCTGCTCGGCGGTTCGCGCTACGAGCCGCACGAAGAAAACCCGATGATCGGCTACCGCGGCGCCAGCCGTTACGTCTCGGCGGATTTCGCCGAATCGTTCGCGCTGGAATGCAAGGCGGTGAAGTACGTGCGCGAGACCATGGGCCTCGACAACGTATGGGTCATGATCCCGTTCGTCCGTACCCTGGACGAAGGCCGCAAGGTCATCGAGGTGCTGCGCAAGAACGGCCTCGTGCAGGGCGAGAACGACCTGAAGGTCATCATGATGTGCGAGGTTCCGTCCAACGCGCTGCTGGCGGATGAGTTCCTCGATATCTTCGACGGCTTCTCGATCGGTTCGAACGACCTCACCCAGCTCACCCTGGGCCTGGATCGCGATTCGAGCATCGTGGCCAACCTGTTCGACGAGCGCGACCCGGCGGTGAAGAAGCTGCTGGCGCTGGCCATCAAAACGGCCCGCGAAAAGGGCAAGTACGTCGGCATCTGCGGCCAGGGCCCGTCCGACCACCCGGATCTTGCCGAGTGGCTGATGGAGCAAGGCATCGAATCGGTATCGCTGAACCCGGATACGGTCGTCGATACCTGGCTGCGCCTGGCAAAGAAAAAGGCGGGCTAA
- a CDS encoding FKBP-type peptidyl-prolyl cis-trans isomerase, translating to MKHFLRPTMMAVALAVSLGAAAGASAQAAKPAAAPAGGVDKQKASYVVGWDLASSLPPLVAREVDPATVAKALQAALSGQKPTMTEAEAKSTREAFVAQLKVKAEAEYNKVATQNKTEGDAFLAKNKSAAGVKVTASGLQYTVVQAGTGQRPGPNDTVTINYTGTFVNGEKFDSSADHQPAGPAQIPLAAVIPGFREGLQLMQTGGKYKLFIPSNIAYGAKPENGFPPNATIIFDVELLKTGPTPAGQGPGAGAPAPGGK from the coding sequence ATGAAGCACTTTTTGCGTCCCACGATGATGGCCGTCGCCCTGGCGGTTTCGCTGGGTGCGGCCGCGGGCGCATCCGCCCAGGCTGCCAAGCCGGCAGCTGCCCCTGCGGGCGGCGTCGATAAGCAGAAGGCCAGCTATGTCGTGGGTTGGGACCTTGCCAGCTCGCTTCCGCCGCTCGTCGCGCGCGAAGTGGATCCGGCGACCGTCGCCAAGGCCCTGCAGGCTGCCCTGTCGGGCCAGAAGCCGACCATGACCGAGGCGGAAGCCAAGTCCACGCGTGAAGCCTTCGTGGCCCAGCTGAAGGTCAAGGCCGAAGCTGAGTACAACAAGGTTGCCACGCAGAACAAGACCGAAGGCGATGCCTTCCTGGCGAAGAACAAGTCGGCGGCTGGCGTGAAGGTCACGGCGTCGGGCCTGCAGTACACGGTCGTCCAGGCCGGTACCGGCCAGCGTCCGGGCCCGAATGATACGGTCACGATCAACTACACCGGTACGTTCGTGAACGGCGAGAAGTTCGATTCGTCGGCTGACCACCAGCCGGCTGGTCCGGCCCAGATCCCGCTCGCCGCGGTGATCCCGGGCTTCCGCGAGGGCCTGCAGCTGATGCAGACCGGCGGTAAGTACAAGCTGTTCATTCCGTCGAACATCGCTTACGGCGCCAAGCCGGAAAACGGTTTCCCGCCGAATGCGACGATCATCTTCGACGTCGAACTGCTGAAGACCGGCCCGACCCCGGCTGGCCAGGGCCCGGGCGCTGGCGCCCCGGCTCCGGGCGGCAAGTAA
- the ppsR gene encoding posphoenolpyruvate synthetase regulatory kinase/phosphorylase PpsR, whose protein sequence is MRRTVFFISDSTGITAETIGNSMLTQFDGVEFDTHRLPFIDNPAKAEAAALRIKTKYAQDGQRPIVVNTMTSKALCDIVAGSGALMLDVFAPFIDPLEHELGVKQSGAVNRSHGLVDSARYEARIEATNYALAHDDGLDVDYNQSDVVLVGVSRSGKTPTCLYMALHYGVCAANYPLTDDDLDKLELPMRLRPYRSRLFGLTIDPIRLAQIREQRRPGSRYATLKQCRWELEQADRLMRRENIPVLNTTHTSIEEISSKIFEYLGIERHMY, encoded by the coding sequence ATGCGGCGCACCGTCTTCTTTATTTCCGATTCCACCGGCATCACCGCGGAAACCATCGGTAACAGCATGCTCACCCAGTTTGACGGGGTGGAGTTCGATACCCATCGCCTGCCGTTTATCGATAACCCGGCCAAGGCCGAGGCGGCCGCGCTGAGGATCAAGACCAAATACGCCCAAGACGGCCAGCGCCCGATCGTGGTGAACACCATGACCTCGAAGGCCCTGTGCGATATCGTCGCGGGCAGCGGGGCCCTGATGCTTGACGTGTTCGCGCCATTCATCGACCCGCTCGAGCACGAGCTGGGAGTGAAGCAATCGGGTGCCGTGAACCGCTCCCATGGCCTGGTGGATTCGGCGCGTTACGAAGCCCGCATCGAGGCGACGAACTACGCGCTGGCCCATGACGATGGCCTGGACGTGGACTACAACCAGTCCGACGTGGTCCTGGTGGGCGTGTCCCGATCCGGCAAGACACCGACCTGCCTGTACATGGCCTTGCATTACGGTGTGTGCGCCGCCAATTACCCCCTCACGGACGATGACCTCGACAAGCTTGAGCTGCCGATGCGCCTTCGCCCTTACCGCAGCAGGCTGTTCGGCCTGACGATCGACCCCATCCGCCTCGCCCAGATCCGTGAGCAGCGCCGTCCCGGTAGCCGCTACGCCACGCTGAAGCAGTGCCGATGGGAGCTGGAGCAGGCGGATCGCCTGATGCGCCGGGAAAACATCCCGGTCCTCAACACAACGCACACCTCGATCGAGGAAATCTCGAGCAAAATCTTCGAGTACCTCGGTATCGAGCGGCACATGTATTAG
- a CDS encoding DUF1249 domain-containing protein produces the protein MTAILERPASLIPGRFEFLMGLYSENYHRLARLFAPQRLAPGVYLSDIDDGLNVRLEIQEKHPYTLELELTYDFVDEATGQPSPSAQLRMYTDAHVAEALHCHPGRKLWQVLGPFPPADTVLQHRLRMNGFLTRWLEYLAEQGHSIGTLVRVEGT, from the coding sequence ATGACTGCCATTCTCGAACGCCCAGCCTCGCTCATTCCGGGACGCTTCGAATTCCTGATGGGGCTGTATTCGGAGAACTACCACCGGCTCGCGCGCCTGTTCGCACCGCAGCGGCTGGCGCCGGGCGTGTACCTGTCCGATATCGACGATGGATTGAACGTGCGCCTGGAAATCCAGGAGAAGCACCCGTACACGCTGGAGCTGGAGCTCACCTACGATTTCGTGGATGAGGCGACCGGGCAGCCGTCGCCTTCGGCGCAGCTGCGCATGTACACCGATGCCCATGTGGCGGAGGCCCTGCATTGCCATCCTGGCCGCAAGCTCTGGCAGGTGCTCGGCCCTTTTCCGCCGGCGGATACGGTGCTGCAGCATCGCCTGCGCATGAACGGCTTCCTCACCCGCTGGCTGGAATACCTGGCGGAGCAGGGCCATTCGATCGGAACATTGGTGAGGGTCGAAGGCACCTGA